The following coding sequences are from one Acipenser ruthenus chromosome 7, fAciRut3.2 maternal haplotype, whole genome shotgun sequence window:
- the LOC131737501 gene encoding FYVE, RhoGEF and PH domain-containing protein 4-like isoform X5 — MEETPPAPQGGPRGKVSHLISHFEGSSPCEARKDGTPAANTPKSLVKQHSATSKSWLSSHYPRQKSDPVRCNHSTDAASEPQDSQKHTTNGVVAQMEVTDKEEMPPSSFERPAQQDSTTADSALVNGDRGDLSTQTTNACKGQAKNSISRTPDSQAIAPLDTEPGVCVDGTSTDGSEPELEKTEEPENEQNNKKVDTMEIKETNEQKIYKIARELLQTERAYVTRVNLLDQVFCAKLMEEANKGTFPVDVVKNIFSNISSINAFHGQFLLPELEKRMGEWTSTPRLGDILQKLTPFLKMYGEYVKNFEQAMELLKVWTDRSPQFKTIIQDIQKQEVCGSLTLQHHMLEPVQRVPRYEMLLKDYLKKLPQESSDRKDAEKSLEIIATAATHSNSAIRKSENLKKLLEVYEMLGDEEDIVNPSNELIKEGQIQKLAARNTSAQERYLFLFNNMLLYCVPKFSLVGQKFTVRNRVGIDGMKVLETLNEDYPHTFQVSGKERTLELQASSEQDKIDWIKAFQKTIDIFNKKNETFKMAIAKELEEHPLEVSTAELGKRAPRWIRDNEVTMCMKCKEPFNALTRRRHHCRACGYVVCWKCSDHKVPLEYDNNKINKVCKDCYLILMGRSDSEEKNDSKKKGILEIEAAEVSGNSIICGFLQYLEKTKPWQKAWCVIPKNEALVLYLYGAPQDVKAQATIPLLGYMVEESQRSGDLPHSFKLTQSKSVHSFSAESEDLKNKWLKVIKLAVKGDFTKPEPEPSADPAASLESPPDSL; from the exons CCCTTGCGAAGCGAGAAAAGATGGTACTCCAGCTGCGAACACTCCCAAAAGTCTCGTGAAGCAACACAGCGCCACCTCCAAATCTTGGCTCTCATCGCACTACCCCAGACAGAAGTCAGATCCTGTGAGGTGTAACCACAGCACAGATGCAGCCTCGGAGCCCCAGGATTCACAGAAACACACAACCAATGGAGTGGTAGCGCAGATGGAGGTGACAGATAAAGAGGAGATGCCCCCGTCCTCATTCGAGAGACCAGCTCAGCAAGACAGCACCACGGCGGACAGCGCTTTAGTGAACGGAGACAGAGGGGACTTATCAACACAAACTACAAACGCCTGCAAAGGACAGGCTAAAAATAGCATCAGCAGGACTCCAGACAGCCAGGCTATAGCCCCTCTGGATACAGAACCGGGAGTGTGTGTGGATGGGACCAGCACAGATGGTTCAGAACCAGAGCTGGAGAAAACGGAGGAACCTGAAAATGAGCAAAATAATAAGAAAGTGGATACCATGGAAATCAAG gaaacaaatgaacaaaaaattTACAAGATCGCCAGGGAACTTCTACAAACAGAAAGAGCTTACGTCACCCGGGTAAACCTCCTAGACCAG GTATTTTGTGCCAAACTGATGGAAGAAGCCAACAAGGGTACATTCCCAGTGGACGTGGTAAAAAACATCTTCTCCAACATCTCCTCCATCAACGCCTTCCATGGGCAGTTCCTGTTACCGGAGCTGGAGAAGCGGATGGGTGAATG GACCTCGACACCACGGCTAGGTGACATCCTTCAGAAGCTGACCCCCTTTTTGAAGATGTACGGAGAATATGTGAAGAACTTCGAGCAGGCCATGGAGCTTCTGAAGGTCTGGACAGACAGGTCTCCGCAGTTCAAAACCATCATCCAGGACATTCAG AAGCAGGAGGTGTGTGGGAGCCTGACCCTGCAGCACCACATGTTGGAGCCGGTGCAGAGAGTGCCGCGCTACGAGATGCTGCTCAAGGACTACCTGAAGAAACTGCCGCAGGAGTCCTCAGACCGCAAGGACGCAGAGA AGTCGCTTGAAATTATTGCTACTGCTGCCACGCACTCAAATAGCGCAATTCGAAAATCA GAGAATCTGAAGAAGCTTCTGGAGGTGTACGAGATGCTGGGTGATGAGGAGGACATAGTCAACCCTTCCAATGAGTTAATTAAAGAAGGACAGATCCAGAAGCTTGCAGCCCGCAACACCTCCGCCCAGGAACGATACCTGTTCTTG TTTAACAACATGTTGCTGTACTGTGTGCCAAAGTTCAGCTTagtgggacagaagttcaccgtCCGGAACAGGGTGGGCATTGATGGCATGAAGGTGCTGGAGACCCTGAATGAAGACTATCCACACACATTCCAGGTGTCTGGGAAGGAGCGGACACTGGAGCTCCAGGCCAG CTCTGAACAAGACAAAATCGACTGGATAAAG GCCTTCCAGAAAACAATAGATATCTTTAATAAAAAGAACGAGACCTTCAAAATGGCCATAGCAAAGGAACTGGAGGAGCACCCTCTTGAAGTTTCG ACTGCAGAGCTGGGGAAAAGAGCCCCGCGCTGGATACGAGACAACGAAGTGACCATGTGTATGAAGTGCAAGGAGCCCTTCAACGCGCTGACCAGGAGGAGACATCACTGCAGAGCATGTGGATAT GTTGTGTGCTGGAAATGCTCAGACCACAAAGTTCCGTTGGAGTACGACAACAATAAAATCAACAAAGTTTGCAAAGACTGCTACTTAATTTTAATGGGACGCTCCGACAGCGAGGAGAAGAATGACAGTAAGAAGAAAGGAATTTTGGAG ATTGAGGCCGCTGAGGTCTCTGGAAACAGCATTATCTGTGGCTTCCTGCAATATTTAGAGAAGACAAAACCATGGCAGAAAGCTTGGTGCGTCATCCCCAAAAACGAAGCACTGGTTTTGTATTTGTACGGAGCCCCACAG GATGTGAAAGCCCAGGCGACGATTCCTCTGCTGGGGTACATGGTGGAGGAGAGCCAGCGCAGCGGGGACCTGCCACACAGTTTCAAACTGACCCAGTCCAAGTCTGTGCACAGCTTCTCAGCAGAGAGTGAGGATCTCAAAAACAAGTGGCTGAAGGTCATCAAGCTGGCAGTGAAGGGGGACTTCACCAAGCCTGAACCCGAACCCAGCGCAGACCCTGCAGCCTCACTGGAAAGCCCGCCAGACAGTCTCTGA